TCCGACTCATCCTATTAAGAACACTGTAGAGAGAGGCAGGGAAAGGACCTGGCAAATCAAACATTCAATTTGCCCACAGAGGCTGGTAGGTCAGTACATTGATTGACATTTAGCTGAATAACAGCAGGGCCAGTTTCTCTGGCTGTTCTGTAAACACACGGATTTATAAGGCGCAAAGCTCAAGAGTCCCAAACCGAAGAGCTCAGAGAATGTAATCATCCTGGAACCAATGCACTGTGCTTTTATGATAAGTGTGGAATGAATCATTGAGAAATGGATTACcctacttttttattttccaatTTCGGAATTGTTAATTTGTCACTCTTTGGACATAGAAAATAATTAACCATATTGTTTGTCTGTAATAAAGCTATTTGGCTGGTTTCGAACATAAAAGATTCATCGCTAAGACTTTTCAGCCATGCCGAACGTGACATCAGTAGTGGAAGCTATGAGTTGAAAAACCCTGTCAGAACACACGAGACATGAAAGTGGGTTTAAGTGCAGTTTTCAAATGGAAAATCCAGACCCACAAGTACACAAAACTACCATCACGAAACAACAACACTTGAGGGATACAGTCGGCTCTGAGGTGGAGGAGGTGTGGTGGCGGTTGTGTgtgtcggtgtgtgtgtgtgcgcgtgaggTAATCATCGCATGTCTCCTAGCCCGAAATCTGGCTAGCAGCTCAGGCAATGCGGTAGTCGAACGTGTCTTTTTCCATATAGTCTGTCCATGTGGAACTCGGCATGCTGCTGTACGGATCCAGAAGGATTCGGAAGCAGCGCACGATCAGCAGCCCCAGAAagatgaagaggaggaggacGAAGACGAAGGCAGCCTTCTGTTCCAGCGTGAGGAAAGGGATGGGCTGGTTGGCCCCAGACGCAGACAGCGTGCTGCTGTGAAGATGCTCGGCCATCCTCTCCAGTTTGTCGGCACGGGTCAGGGGCACGTGGCCATTTTCGCCACATTCGTGATCAACAGGTTCTTGTTTAGAGCCATTCTGGAAAAATCACAACAAGAACACGAAATATCACCAATATTACATTCGTTTCAAAACAAATGCTTCACATACATTCAGTTTGAGGACCTAAAAACATTATTGAGAATTCACAACAACAATTTGACAGTCGGCGCAGGCCTCACGTTTAAAGACGTACACCACCGCTGTTATATAAGATTGATGTGTACATGTTTTACAGAATGAAATCCTCCAGCTCACATTACTGTTGCACATGAGTGGAATGATTCAGCTCGCTGAGGACAGTAAGTAGCCTTGAGTCAATTATCTCTCTCATCTTAAGGCGATCGAATCCGTTTCTGACTGGTTTTGTCATGCCCCCTGATTCATTCTCTCAAAGCGTCGGTTTCTGTGGTAGTCGCTGACCCTTTAATGGTTCACTTCTTTGATGCCAGTGCTCACGATCTGCCCTGGCACTCCCTATAAAGCCTGGCTCAATTTCCCCAAACGTGAAGATTTCTCTTGAACAACGTGAAGTCGCACGCATGATATGGCAATGTGTTGTTCACAATCCAACCACATCAGCATTTGGGTACCTGGGGTTTGGATTCCAGAAACAAAGTGCCCGACACAAACACGTCTCCATTTGTGATTTTATTTATCGAATTTCCATGTAAATATCTAACCGATCCCTTCTAAAATCGGCTAAATTGCATTCTCACCGCTCTGACAGTTGAACCGGTGAcgtctgtacacacacacacagggctgTGAATGTAATGTAAGCATTAGTTTCTCACCTGTTGTTACTGAAGAGGATTCATCAGTGGGAGGGTGATGGAGACCCAAAATAAGCAGGGAGAGAGACGGCTTCCATCACGGCTGTCCGCCCAGAGACAGATGGTTGTCACAACTTTTTCAACCCAGCTCGTCGATTTGTTCagcattcaaaataaaatctgCGACTCTCCGCTTCCATTCCTCTCCTCTGTGGTCCAACTCCCTCTTTCCCTCACCAAGATGAGCATGTAGTGGTGTCACATCACCCATAGCAACCAGTTGCCATAGCAATCCCTCCAAGTGTGTTCAGTAAAGCTGAGCTGGTGAGAGACAAGTGTGATCCAGCCAAAGCGCAGTGTAAACGTGTGTTTCTGTGAAGGCGGAGGATTTAATACAGACCCACTGATGTGTGATAACAACAGTGGCTAAAAATAGTGGCCGCTTTTAACTTTGCAGGATTAACACATTTTAATACGTCTCTACTACAAGCTGCGCATGAATGTCAGCCAATCAGCTTAAAAGGGGGAATGTCATGCTTTCAGACATGCTGCTGTCATTTGATATGTCTGTGTGTACGTACTACACCCAGTCTCCATATCTTCAGCACTGTCAGTAGAAACACAGTCTGTACGAGTTATATAAATGAAGGTGTATAAACTggatatatttaaacattagtGATAGATCAGCTGACtgactgatttatttatttactgtgtgATTGATGGCTGTGGAGAAATAACTGTGACGCCTGGGTAATATCCAGCCCTGAATGGTGCAGAGAGGCTTCTCCGTCGTAGTGAATCAATGaggtttttaaaaataaagaatgTTGTGGATGCATGTGAGATGTAATAATGATGCACATAATCTTAAATAATAGGTCATGTTTGTGAAGGAATAAATAGTGTGTAAACCACTAGAGAAAGATCACAGAATATATGATATTTTAGAGTATAATATATgagtataaaatattattatataaataaatatgtattaatgACAATCTGTAAAAGCCTCAGAGGACAATAATATGAGTGTTCTGATGATGAACATCATGAATACACACAGTCTGATCACTATAAATACTATGGGGGAGGGTGATCAATATCTGAATTATAAATGGGCAATATTAAGTAGTTAAGCATattgaaaagtttatttattataaataattatagaTATAACAAATTACTGCATGAAGTCCTATAACATTGTTTTAccgtacactgtaaaaaaaaaaaaaaattgaaattatcGAAATTTTAATGGTAAAAGCTAGACTAAAAATGCTAGGCTACAGTAAAAACCTGTTAATTGGTTAACAGTAAGTTTCCATACTATAtacagtgaataactgtaatagatctatcCTTATTTTTTCAggaaaatactgttaaatttacagttttggGAAGTGAAAAAGAACAAGTCATTAAAATATAGTGAAAAAACTTAAACTGACATTCAagaattccctgcgtgacacaaTTGAtgtgtttttatagaaataactaTGTTTATAACTATCTTATTTTTTCTAATCAtttacattagggttttatgttacatctaatgttgttaaagggatagttcacccaaaaatgaaaatttgatgtttatctgcttacccctagCGCTTCCaaaatgtaggtgactttttttcttcagtagaacacaaatgatgatttttaactgcaaccgctgccctctggcAGTGaaataatgcgagtggatgggaacttccgctataagagtaaataaaacttgcttagacaaatccaaattaaatcctgcggctcgtgacgacacattgatgtcctaagacacgaaacgatcggtttgtgcaagaaaccgaacagtatttatataattttttacttctaatacaccaccatgtccaactgtgttcagcatTTGCTTAgagatgtctgatcgcgctctgacaacggcagtgatgtcttgtGCATATatttcaatgagtgctagacatcactgccattgtcagagcacgatcagacatcactaagcAAATGCTGAACgctgttggacatagtggtgtattagaggtaaaaaatgatataaatacttttcggttttgcgcacaaaccgatcatttcgtgccttaggacatcaatgtgtcgtcacgagccgcagggtttaatttggatttgtctaagcaagttttatttactcttatagcagaagttcccatccactcgcattatttgactgacagatggcaacggttgcagttaaaaatcatcatttgtgttctactgaagaaaaaaaagtcaattacaTCTTGGaagccctgggggtaagcagataaacatcaatttttcttttttgggtgaactatccatgtgcaatttttacatATTAGCATTGATGTCCTCAGCTTGTTGAAAAACTGCTTGTGATGACCTATGATTCATAATCTTTTTCATAACCACCTGTTTTCGGTGGTTctcagtgtattataaaagtACAAAACAGGTAAAACCAAAAATGTTGCTAGGcctactgtatattttaatggTAGgcctggcaaccacagctgccggatTTCTAACCGTAGAATTCACGTTATTTTCTTACAGTGTAATTTGACagacctttttttatttttcgacATACAAAAATGTCCTATAACCTAGCTATCTAAAACAAACAAGCTGTATGTAGTTTTAGATAATAGATCGTTTTACTCTCAGATGGTTGATttaaaagttgttgttttttcatttaaaacatttaaaacccCTCATCTTTGAATAGGAATAAACTTTAATAACTTACCTGAGATTTACGTCTTCTAACCATATCTTATTTGACAAACTTCAGTCAGAGAATTTCCAGTCAGAGTATGGCCATCTCAAAGCTCGGTCTATTCTCGTCTAAATATGTTGAAATAGCGCCACCTACCCGATGTCCGTTGTAGTTCACTTTACCTGAACTCATTGTTTCCTCCAAGGGGACACAGAGAACACCTAAACAATATAAACTTatatggcctggtttcacagacatggCTTATTTTAAGCCTGAAGAAGGCCTTAGTTATAGCATCTTTATAAAAACATTCTGATGTGCAtctcttgagacaaaacaatggcactgacattttttaagatatgtcagtgcaaattgatttcagttaagacagctcaaacatgcagtTCTAGGACTTGGCTTAAACCTTGTCTGTATAGCTGTGGTTGTCAACAAGTAAATTAATTACGATCTTCtacattaattttttaatagGCTAATCAATCTGTAAGATTCATTCATGCTGGTAACAGATGGTGTGGAAACTGGTATTAAACTCACCAGAGGTCTGATACAACTAGATTAATGTGTCAAATCCAAAAATAAGAAGCTTTATAATGAAGCATGGAGAACATTACATGACTTTCCTATTCCTGACCGCTGGGTGGCAGTAGGGCACCACCTTTGGGTTCTTTTCCCCTCATTGTTTTATAAAAGTAGATCTATAGATGGCGCtcgatatctctggattacttCTGTGTCAGCGTGTTCCAAAGACAAAAGGAAAACAACTAGGCTacatgaaaacagaagcctttAAAACAGACTCAGATTTTATGTGAAGCCTATAGTTTGTTAAAAACAAGTATGCTGGATACTGTAGTATAGGCTGTAGTCTATTTAGTTAGAATCATAGTAAACTGATTGTTTCATAACCTTGGCATAgtgaattaattcaattaaACCAAGGTTGTACTAGTTTTTTGACTTTATGctaacaacaaacacacaataACCATTCGGTTTAGGCTGAATAAGGGTTCCACTAAGACAACAAGTAATCACTGACCACCATTAATTAAAATCCTCCCATCTGCCCAatcaaaaaaaacataaaaccagTAAGCTTTCAAtctttgttttctctctctcttctttgaTTTCAGTTATGAACACTACTGCTGTACATCCTCAGCAgaaatattacagtaatgaaACATTTGACTGATTCATTCCCATTTATTGTAATATGAATGCAAATGGCAGAAAAGCGTGGGTAGCTCGCAGATATTTGATCATATATTCCAAAGATTAATGATCTTATCGATCGTTATTATTCAGCTGAGAGTGCTGAATTAATGAGGTGTGAGGCATTCAATGTGGAATGCTAAAATGAAAACACAAGAAAGGaacatttaacacaataatgtgTTGCATTTAACGACCTACATTTATCGTTTCGCGCTGTAATGCACACAATATTTTTGTGGTTGCTTCTTCTTGTTCTCCATATCTCTTAGTCTTTTTAGCCACAGCCACAGCCACAGCCAAGCATCCATGTGTGACATGCCTGCAGTGACCTTTGTTGGATTTCCTCTCAAGAGGGTGATGAAAGACAAAATAATTGCTTCTTTTCCAAATGTTTCTAGCTCAAACCTCTCTGATGCTTGACACTTGTGTTCATCGCAATCAAATGTCCTAAACACGTCTCCCTCACCATCAAAGCGCTGGATAAATGACGTGTTTATAGAGAACTCAAATACAGCTCTAGCTGAACAAAAGTGTGCAAGCCACTTTGAAATATTTTAGCTTCATTTCATCAGAGTGAAATCTTTTGAAAGAGGGAAGCGAGAAAGAAAGCGGCAGTCGAAAAGACGGGGAAATCATCTCCACGCTCTCGCGCTGACTGCGATGACCCTCAGGCCATTTTTTCTGTCTTCCATTTTGAGACAAGtgatttaattgaaaaaaagaGGGAAGAAATGATACTTGTGGAAGATTGTGGTTCTGAGTCATTAACTGCGGGGAGGTGCACTGGTTAAGGGAACTAATTGAATGTCAGCATGAGCCATTGAGAAAGAGCTCAGGTGCAGTGTCAGCAAAACCAGGTGGGCGGGAGAGAGggaaaaagttacaaaaatgaaGACAAGATGGGTTTAATCTTATTACACGaatagtttgcccaaaaatcatttactcaccctcatggcatTCCTAACTTTATTTCTTACGTGTAACACAAAAGAATGTGCTTTGAAGAATGAACTCTTTTTATGCATGCAataaaagtcaatggggtccaagtacaggtttggaacggcatgagggtgagtaaacgatgacagaatgttctttttttgggtgaactatccctttaagtgtctCATTTCTTCTAAATGTGTGCATTTATGTGGTTTCCAGTTCACAAAACTCTCTTTATGTTGGATcaagtgcagcttcaaatgcaAGAACAATGTTTACAAGGGGAGGTGTGAACTCTTGCTCCCTCACACACCACATTATCTCACACTGTCTGGACCTTCTTCCTTATTCACTGGAAATCCAGCCTGCATTGTCCACAGATACGGAAAGGGAGTCTCGGAGCAGTATCTTCTCTGCTTTATGTCTTCCCTGCGCTATGTTTTTTGGCGCTCTTCCACCATTACACACGCACAGCAGGAAGATAACTCTTCTCCAGATGCTACCCATCTTTCACTGATAGTCGCAATTCATATTCAAGAATACGCAACCAGATTGTTCCATTTTTAGCCTGTTAGAATTTCAAGCTAATTGGGTGCAAAAGCAAAATCACCCTAGAAAGTCTCATGCTGCTTCTGGATTACTTCAGTCTGTGGAGTCTAGGCACCTGGTTCTTTTTCAAAGTCTCCTCAACAGGGCCCGCCTCAGGGACCACCGCACTGCAGACCGCCTCTAAAAGCCTGTGATAGGAACATTCAATCTGTCTGCTCTCGTTTCATCAGATCACTCTTTTTTATTTCCATCCCCTTCCTCCAGTCTGAGCTTTAATGGGAATGAGGAGAGAGGCAAACAGTGATTACAGGTATCAGGAGTTAACACCGGATCTGGGGTATGAGATAGGACCCTGCGAGAACCAACAACAACTTGGCACAGAGGCCATTAGTCACTGCTTGTTTGGACTCTGAACTGatactgttctttttttttttttttttaatccaatttATCTTTCTAAGCACTTTTTAAATACATCTCACCATTAGTCAATACAGTAGGGAGGAGTGGGGTTAAGATGTGTCAGTGGGTAAGTTCTGTCACCCCTTTAATTATTATGACTTCATCAAATAGAGGTCTGTGATGAGGTGATAAACATGTTTTATGCTTTTATGATGTCAAAGCAAACTTGCTAATGTATAAAAATGCTTGTTTATGAAttccggaaaaaaaaaaaaaaaaaaaaaaaaaaatactatatatattcagctatggaaaaaattaagagaccactccaagttcagaaatcaatgttaagtggtctgttaatttttttttcacagttatatatatacacagtaagTCTTAGGCCACCATTAGATGTTGTATTAGCAAGGGTTTAATGatcatatataattatttctcattctctttattagaatataaccagaaaatacagaaaaaaaaaaaaaagaaaaagagagaagacTTCTTCCCCTTACACTTGAGCAACAGCAGGAACAGGCTCTCTTAAAcctaaatggaatggaaaaggACAGAAAttgaaaactttcaaaatatgATGAGAAGTTTCTCAGAGATTCTTCTTTGAAAAACTGGAAGAAGTCCATGAGGTCACACTAAATACTAAATTTTTGCTTAAAGAAACCATTTTgttctgattttttattttacattttgtgtatatttcctgtttttttctgtttgtattgtaataaagaccaaaaaataaataaggatGTTCATTAAAACtttgctaaaacaacaaagctggtggtggcctaagactttcgcacagtactatatatatatatatatatatatatatatatatacttgccagccactttattaggtacacctgttcaactgctcgttaatgcaaatatctaatcagcaTGGCAGCAACTCAGCTCACAATGCATGTAGGCATGGTCAAGAcatctgctgaagttcaaaccgagcatcagaatggggaaCAAAgttgatttaagtgactttgaatgtggcatggttgttggtgcctgATGGGAAAGGTCttagtatttcagaaactgctgatctactgggattttcccACACAACCATCtttagggtttacagagaatggtcagaaaaagagaaaatttcCATTGAGTTGCAGATCTGTGggtgaaaatgccttgttgatgccagagaAGAATAGCCAGTTCGATCTAATAGAAAGGCAACATTAAGTCAAATAACCACTTGTTACAACCGAGGTCTGCAGAAGAACCTTTCTGAATGCACAACACATTGAAActtgaagcagatgggctacagcagcagaagacacaCCGGTGCTactcctgtcagctaagaacaggaaTCTGAAGCTACAGTTCACACAGGACAGTAAAAGATTGGAAAAATGTTGGTGATGTAATGGTGTGGAGGATATTTTCTTGGCATACTTTTGGCCCCTTAGTACCAAATGTGCATCTTTGAAATGCCACAGCCTTCCTGAGTATTATTGCTGAGTGACCATGTCCAtttatgaccacagtgtacccatcttctaatggctacttccagcaggttAACTCACTatgctcaaatcatctcaaactggtttcttgaacatggcATTGAGTTTACTTTACTCCATGGCCTCCACAGTtacagatctcaatccaatagagcacTTTTGGGTCATTCGCTTCATGGATGTGCAGCcaacaaatctgcagcaactgcgTGATGCTATCATGTCAGTATGGACtaaaatctctgaggaatgtttccagcaccttgttgaatctatggcatgaagaattaaggcagttctgaaggcaaaagtGGTTCAACCCGAAGGCACAAAACATTGtgccttcataaatagttttttttcttgtttatgtTCATACTTTTATTCACAATGTAAATCATTCACATATTTCACAATTATTCAACACCTTGACATGACAATCTTACCCCATAATGTGGGGCAAATTGTGTCtggaccactttttttttttttttttagaagtcCTATTTCTTTAACCTTCTGTTATGGACACTTTCAGTTGATAAACAATCTGAAACATGATTATTAGGAATATTAGTGTAAAAACTTACCCAACTCTCCCACATAATCAAAAGTGtgaattataaaacaaaaaaaatatcaccGGCACCAGGTGACAGAACAGATGTCCTGTGACAGCTGGTGATGTACGTGTGCCCTGCAGAAGTTATTTAGATGGTCTGGTGCTTTGACGGATGCCAGTCTATAGCaagctgtgagtgtgtgtgttagttGAGATGGGGGTCATGCTTTGTAGGTTAATTAGGAGTGGGTAGAGAGACGAAGAATGTGTATATATGCGTGTGTGGGCTGAGTTTATGTGGCTAATTAGGCTGGGAATCATTCAAGCTTCTGGGGGACAGATGCAGGGTGTACATGGTGAGCAGGTTGGGGCAAGTAGGCTGCCAATTTAGTGTGAGATGGTCAGGGagagtatatttatatatgtgtgtgtgtgtgtcagagtgACCGGCAGTGGCAGGTGTGTTACTGTGTCTCTATGTAAAAGTGCTGAGTAAAGGCATCAGGGCACCAGAGAAAACTGGTTGAAACCAGTCCTGACTGTAATGGGGGTTGTGCCATGGCAGTCTGGCATTTTGGACATGCCGGACATAGCACTTAATTCTCCACTGACCTAACAGTTACTGTACTACTGCTCGGGACTTCCCcattcaacacacacacacacacacatacgtgTTGGCTTCACTATATTACTAAGGACATCTCATAGATGTGATGGTTTTTATACAGAGGTGATGGTATTTACTGACCCCTAAACCCTTAAAATAATCAAGCTGATAATGATATTTATGTTATGGTTCATAACCGATAACTATTACAAAtactattttgaaatataaataaattaaaagtagAACTCTAAAATCACTTGTGAATTCAGGCattacaacattataatgtaatgTATGATAAATTATACTCATTTTAAAATTCACtagaaattacatttaacaatgttattaaatgattagtgtttttaatggtgccctagaattaaaaatttaatttacctcattCTCTTATTAGATTATAaccagaaaatacagaaaaaaaaaatgaaaaagagagAAGACTTCTATAGGCTAAAGTGGCAAGTTATTTGGTGACCTCCCCTTACACTTGAGCAATAGCAGGAAAAGGCTCTCTTAAAcctaaatggaatggaaaaggACAGAAAttgaaaactttcaaaatatgATGAGAAGTTTCTCAGAGATTCTTCTTTGAAAAactggcatagttaaataacaagagttcagtacatgacatacagtgagtctcaaacaccatagtttcctccttcttatataaatctcatttgtttaaaagacctccgaagaacaggagaatctcaacataacactgactgttacgtaacagtcgggatcattaatatgtacgcccccagtatttgcatatgccagcccatgttcaaggcattagacaagggcaggacgtctggatctgtgcacagctgaatcatcagactaggtaaacaagcaagatcaatagcaaaaaatggcagatggagcaataataactgacatgatccatgataacatgatatttttagtgatatttgtaaattgtctttctaaatgtttcgttagcatgttgctaatgtactgttaaatgtggttaaagttaccatcgtttcttactgtattcacggagacaagactgtcgttattttcattttttaaacacttgcagtctgtataattcataaacacaatttcattctttataaatctctccaacagtgtagcattagcccgttagccatggagcacagcctcaaactcattcagaatcaaatgtaaacatccaaataaataccatacttacgcgattagacatgttctatgacaaacattttataaagatccattttgaggtttatattagctgtgtgaactttgtttatgcactgtttaaggcaagcgcgagctccgtgggtggtgagcacgtgatttaaaggggccgcagcctaaatcggctcatatttaatgatgccccaaaagttaaaaataataatacaaaaaaaatctatggggtattttgagctgaaacttcacagaggACACCTTACActtttattacatcttttaaaaagacgttctacggcacctttaaagatttgCCCTTTACGGcgtgtctatttacactaagtgcaaatagcgtcccttgttggcaaatgctatttacactagctccgcccaccaatgtctggttaagccaagttttaaaaaaagacacaCAGAATTCAACATCTTCAGTGGTGCAGTAGTAATGAGTAAGGCTTGCAGACCTGGCTTTTAATGCGAACGAtgcgggttcgaatccgccttttgttGAGCTcgcaataaggcagcatccatttaataattttaataaatagagtAATTTACACTCTTTGAttttattgcatcctgttaatgtacaaaaatactaaggtgcaaatagtatctgccaacaTAAATtatagatagcatctaattactatttactcttattgcaaaaaactgatacttttacatggttTAAAGAGAATCTATTTTTCatctagtgtaaatagcatatcgctaagaaaatgctgctaatgtcacttagtgtaattagaatatattgctattttcacttagtgcaaatagccaCTGCCTTAACTTTAAGGGAGCATTAGATGACAGCAAaggtaatataaatgtaaaaataaaggaaattaGCATGATTAAATATCCAATATGGACTGACACTGATGTTCTCAtaagtttgtttttaatgtttcacTATATTGACATTTCATTTTCCCTCACAGGTATAGCCAAATGGATCATATGTTCAGGGCATTGATAGAGCAGATTAAAGACAGTGATATTTACAGTTCATcagaaattgtaattttttttccagaaacGTTTCTGGTATTTAACCCAGAAATGTAACTGAAAGCTGTAAAGTTAACTTTTTTATCCATAATGCTTTAGGACTAGAATAACTCAACTGTATTAGATTCTGACTTTAATGTGATTTACACAGGTAGAACACGTTCCCGGATCAGCGTCCTTGTTGGTTCTGTCAATCAGATTTACAGTTAGAAGCTTCAAAAACTTTAATATCAATCCAACATTTCCCTTTGCTGTTACGGGCAGGTTATGGCTATATCACTATTTTGGCTTATAATCGTTTAATAGAAATGTTGTTTAAGGATCTGTAAAGAATCCATAAAAAATTGGTCTACTTGGCTATTATGTGCAACTCTTCTAGTCACTGGAATCCCTTAGTTCTGGTTGAGATCCATCTGGCTTTCAGAAAGAGACTCAGAATCCCTGAGCATCACTGCAGAGATGCTAGAGGTGTGTTATAGAGGGcaaagaaaagcatttgttgATTTTAAAAAGCCTTTCCTCAGCCATGTTTGGTCTGTAAGTCTATGGACAGAGGACATAGTGGGACAAGATTACCATGACAACAGGAAGAGAATATGCTGTAGTGCTCCATTTTTGGGGAACATCCACTCATGAGGTTATTTACTCTGTCGAATGCATATGTAACTGATCGTCATTCAGAATAAACCAGAAGACGTGATGACTCTTTTAACTCAAACTATTCAAATATAAATGAGACAAACATCCAGCAGTGAACAGAATCTTATAACACCATATTTTAACTGCAATTCTGAAGAGCCATTTACACAGCAAGGACACAGTCCACTGGCTGTCTGTCTCCTAGTACACTCATGGAGCCATGTGGTTCTTTTTAGTTTATGGTTCGTATAAATGTATCCAAATGCTGTGTGGTTTGCGGTGCTGCAACATGTAAAAGTTTCTCTGAGAAGGGAAGCCAGACTGAGAATCTGCTAAAACATTCAGGGATGGTACAGATGCTTACAACTTTGCAttaaagataagttttaacGCTTTTATACAATAGTTTAACAATGTATTGAGTGTTTTGAGTGCAAGTCAAAGCAGATCTGTGGCGCATCTCCGAGCAA
The Chanodichthys erythropterus isolate Z2021 chromosome 2, ASM2448905v1, whole genome shotgun sequence DNA segment above includes these coding regions:
- the LOC137027023 gene encoding cortexin-2 encodes the protein MAEHLHSSTLSASGANQPIPFLTLEQKAAFVFVLLLFIFLGLLIVRCFRILLDPYSSMPSSTWTDYMEKDTFDYRIA